In the Streptomyces formicae genome, one interval contains:
- the dnaN gene encoding DNA polymerase III subunit beta: protein MKIRVERDVLAEAVAWAARSLPARPPAPVLAGLLLKAEEGALSLSSFDYEVSARVSVDAEVDEEGTVLVSGRLLADICRALPNRPVEISTDGVRATVVCGSSRFTLHTLPVEEYPALPQMPTATGTVPGEVFASAAAQVAIAAGRDDTLPVLTGVRIEIEGDTVTLASTDRYRFAVREFLWKPENPEASAVALVPAKTLLDTAKALTSGDTVTLALSGSGAGEGLIGFEGAGRRTTTRLLEGDLPKYKTLFPTEFNSIAVIETAPFVEAVKRVALVAERNTPVRLSFEQGVLILEAGSSDDAQAVERVDAQLDGDDVSIAFNPTFLLDGLSAIDSPVAQLSFTTSTKPALLSGKPAVDAEADEAYKYLIMPVRLSG from the coding sequence GTGAAGATCCGGGTGGAACGCGACGTACTCGCGGAGGCAGTGGCGTGGGCGGCACGCAGCCTCCCGGCACGGCCGCCAGCGCCCGTCCTCGCGGGCCTGCTGCTGAAGGCCGAAGAGGGCGCGCTGAGCCTGTCGAGCTTCGACTACGAAGTCTCGGCACGTGTCTCGGTGGATGCCGAGGTGGACGAAGAAGGCACGGTCCTCGTGTCGGGCCGACTGCTCGCGGACATCTGCCGCGCGCTCCCCAACCGCCCGGTGGAGATCTCCACAGACGGTGTACGGGCGACGGTGGTCTGTGGCTCCTCGCGATTCACACTCCACACGCTTCCTGTGGAGGAGTACCCGGCGCTGCCGCAGATGCCCACCGCCACGGGCACCGTTCCCGGTGAGGTCTTCGCCTCCGCCGCCGCCCAGGTGGCCATCGCCGCGGGCCGCGACGACACGCTGCCGGTGCTCACCGGTGTGCGCATCGAGATCGAGGGCGACACGGTCACCCTGGCCTCCACCGACCGCTACCGCTTCGCGGTCCGCGAGTTCCTGTGGAAGCCGGAGAACCCCGAGGCGTCCGCTGTGGCCCTGGTGCCCGCCAAGACGCTCCTGGACACCGCCAAGGCGCTCACGAGCGGCGACACGGTCACCCTGGCGCTCTCCGGCTCCGGTGCGGGCGAGGGCCTGATCGGTTTCGAGGGCGCCGGGCGGCGTACGACGACGCGTCTGCTCGAGGGCGACCTGCCGAAGTACAAGACGCTCTTCCCCACGGAGTTCAACTCGATCGCGGTCATCGAGACCGCCCCGTTCGTCGAGGCCGTGAAGCGCGTGGCCCTGGTGGCCGAGCGGAACACTCCGGTCCGGCTCAGCTTCGAGCAGGGCGTGCTGATCCTGGAGGCGGGCTCCAGCGACGACGCACAGGCTGTGGAGAGGGTCGACGCCCAGCTCGACGGCGACGACGTCTCGATCGCCTTCAACCCGACGTTCCTGCTGGACGGCCTGTCCGCGATCGACTCCCCGGTCGCCCAGCTGTCGTTCACGACGTCGACGAAGCCCGCTCTGCTGAGCGGCAAGCCGGCCGTGGACGCCGAGGCGGACGAGGCCTACAAGTACCTGATCATGCCCGTACGTCTGAGCGGCTGA
- the gnd gene encoding phosphogluconate dehydrogenase (NAD(+)-dependent, decarboxylating) — MELGLVGLGKMGGNMRERIRRAGHTVIGYDRNPDLADVASLEELVGKLKGPRVVWVMVPAGAATQSTIDELSELLQPGDVVVDGGNSRWTDDEKHAEELKAKGIGFVDCGVSGGVWGLENGYALMYGGDKENVAKVQPIFDALKPEGDFGSVHAGKVGAGHFAKMVHNGIEYAMMQAYAEGWELLEKVDSVTDVREVFRSWQEGTVIRSWLLDLAVNALDDDEHLTDLRGYAQDSGEGRWTVEAAIDNAVPLPAITASLFARFASRQDDSPQMKMIAALRNQFGGHAVEKK, encoded by the coding sequence ATGGAGCTCGGTCTCGTCGGCCTCGGCAAGATGGGCGGCAACATGCGCGAGCGCATCCGCCGCGCAGGTCACACCGTCATCGGATACGACCGCAATCCGGATCTCGCGGATGTCGCAAGTCTCGAAGAGCTGGTGGGCAAGCTCAAGGGCCCGCGGGTGGTGTGGGTGATGGTCCCGGCGGGCGCCGCGACCCAGTCCACCATCGACGAGCTGTCCGAGCTCCTGCAGCCCGGCGACGTCGTCGTGGACGGCGGCAACTCCCGCTGGACCGACGACGAGAAGCACGCGGAGGAGCTGAAGGCCAAGGGCATCGGCTTCGTCGACTGCGGCGTCTCCGGCGGCGTCTGGGGCCTGGAGAACGGCTACGCGCTGATGTACGGCGGCGACAAGGAGAACGTCGCCAAGGTGCAGCCGATCTTCGACGCGCTCAAGCCCGAGGGTGACTTCGGCTCCGTGCACGCGGGCAAGGTCGGTGCGGGCCACTTCGCGAAGATGGTCCACAACGGCATCGAGTACGCGATGATGCAGGCCTACGCCGAGGGCTGGGAGCTCCTGGAGAAGGTCGACTCGGTCACGGACGTCCGTGAGGTCTTCCGCTCCTGGCAGGAGGGCACGGTCATCCGTTCCTGGCTGCTCGACCTCGCGGTCAACGCCCTGGACGACGACGAGCACCTGACGGACCTGCGCGGCTACGCACAGGACTCCGGAGAGGGCCGCTGGACCGTCGAGGCGGCCATCGACAACGCCGTGCCGCTGCCCGCCATCACCGCCTCGCTCTTCGCGCGCTTCGCGTCCCGGCAGGACGACTCGCCGCAGATGAAGATGATCGCCGCGCTGCGCAACCAGTTCGGTGGCCACGCGGTGGAGAAGAAGTAG